Proteins encoded by one window of Cyclobacteriaceae bacterium:
- a CDS encoding alanine/glycine:cation symporter family protein, translating into MSEWIARIANDIYTPVAFLLILGGLFFLIYSRFAQYKYFKHAINVLRGKYTNPNDPGQINPYQALSTALASTVGMGNIAGVAAAISIGGPGALFWMWVTAFVGMSTNFFTSTLAVMYRGKDSAGEIQGGPMYVIREALGKKWYPLAVLFSVCCLVGCLPIFQANQLTQAIVDIGISSEEIKAATFSFIGFTISTPKFIIGLSLMIIAGIVILGGIQRIGNWAGKMVPMMIVLYFLSVFAILIMHITDIPHYLWMIVTDAFAAENYHGEPALGGILGGLIIAGIRRASFSNEAGIGTAPMALGASKSTEPIREGLVSMLSPAIDTLIVCTLTALAILATGVWKTTDANGVTLTSMAFQSALPGFGKYILLTCAFFFAITSVFSYSYYGSKSLSFLFGVKASKWYNYFYLITVVLGAIASMQDIMNIIDIAYALMAIPTMVSGFLLAPNVLKEARRYFADLKAKEG; encoded by the coding sequence ATGAGCGAATGGATTGCACGCATCGCCAATGATATTTACACACCTGTAGCCTTCCTGCTGATTCTTGGTGGACTATTCTTTTTGATTTATTCCCGGTTTGCTCAATATAAATATTTCAAGCACGCCATTAATGTGTTGCGCGGTAAATACACAAACCCCAACGACCCCGGACAAATCAATCCGTACCAAGCGTTATCAACCGCATTGGCATCAACAGTGGGCATGGGAAATATTGCCGGTGTCGCGGCTGCTATTTCCATTGGTGGACCAGGTGCCTTGTTTTGGATGTGGGTTACCGCTTTCGTTGGCATGTCAACCAACTTCTTTACCAGTACGCTTGCTGTTATGTATCGAGGTAAAGATTCAGCCGGAGAAATTCAAGGTGGCCCCATGTATGTGATACGCGAAGCTTTAGGCAAGAAATGGTATCCACTGGCCGTGTTGTTTAGTGTGTGCTGCCTCGTAGGTTGCCTACCAATTTTCCAGGCCAATCAATTAACACAAGCCATTGTTGATATCGGAATCAGTTCGGAAGAAATAAAAGCAGCAACGTTTAGCTTTATCGGCTTTACCATCAGCACCCCAAAATTTATTATTGGTTTGTCATTGATGATCATTGCCGGTATTGTAATTCTGGGTGGTATACAACGCATCGGTAATTGGGCTGGCAAAATGGTGCCGATGATGATTGTGCTCTATTTTCTTTCGGTGTTTGCCATATTGATTATGCACATCACCGATATACCTCATTATTTATGGATGATTGTTACCGATGCCTTTGCCGCTGAAAACTATCATGGCGAGCCCGCACTCGGTGGTATATTGGGCGGCTTGATCATTGCCGGAATCAGAAGAGCTTCCTTCTCTAATGAAGCAGGTATTGGTACAGCACCTATGGCCCTCGGTGCATCAAAAAGCACTGAGCCAATTCGCGAAGGCTTGGTCTCCATGTTGAGCCCGGCTATTGACACGCTGATTGTATGTACGCTAACTGCGTTGGCAATTTTAGCAACCGGTGTTTGGAAAACAACCGATGCGAATGGTGTAACCTTAACTTCTATGGCGTTTCAAAGCGCACTGCCCGGCTTTGGAAAATACATTCTGCTAACCTGCGCATTCTTCTTTGCGATTACATCTGTATTCTCCTATAGCTATTACGGAAGTAAATCACTGTCCTTTTTATTCGGAGTTAAGGCCAGCAAGTGGTACAACTATTTTTACCTGATAACCGTGGTATTGGGTGCAATTGCCTCCATGCAGGATATTATGAATATCATTGATATCGCTTACGCATTAATGGCCATACCCACAATGGTATCTGGATTTTTGTTGGCTCCCAACGTGTTAAAAGAAGCCAGACGATATTTTGCCGATCTTAAAGCAAAAGAAGGTTAA
- a CDS encoding chloride channel protein, producing MNEWAQKHSLLLSWIQQKLSERQFFILSSVLVGLTAGLAAVLLKSLVHLIYELVTHDYQLPFQFWLYLFLPFIGLLITVLYAQRFHKGSFDKGTSFILYAITRKSSLMAPFHMVAHLITSAITIGFGGSSGLEAPIATTGSAIGSNYARTYHLNYRQRTLLLSCGAAAGIAAAFNAPIAGVLFAIEILLLDISATAFIPLIIASAVGALCSNIILQDGILLSFKTQIPFNFYNVPYYVLMGIFAGLLATYHSRTFLQVDAWFAKRKSPYVKVFIGGGILAVLILLFPPLFGEGYSSVIALSQNSTQTLLNASILKDFITNEWLILLFIGGIMLAKTFAVGATISSGGNGGNFAPSLMTGAFLGFFFSRFINLTGFGKLPESNFTLVAMAGVMSGVMHAPLTAIFLIAEVTGGYGLMIPLMIVASISYTVSRFIEPESIESKKLAQKGAVIIHDRDKKILSDLSLSNLIETNFQSIVETARLRDLIAVIEKTTRNIFPVITEEGKLTGVIELNSIREIMFNTELYDKIVVKELMRKAPAIIEEGESMDEVMKKFDATDSWNLPVTRQGKYLGFISKSAIFNKYRSELIEKSVH from the coding sequence ATGAATGAATGGGCGCAAAAACATAGTCTGTTATTAAGCTGGATACAGCAAAAACTTAGCGAACGACAATTCTTCATTCTTTCAAGTGTGTTGGTGGGGCTTACCGCTGGGCTTGCAGCGGTACTGCTCAAATCGTTGGTGCATCTGATTTATGAACTAGTCACCCACGATTACCAACTGCCTTTTCAATTCTGGCTCTACTTGTTCTTACCCTTTATCGGTTTATTGATTACAGTACTCTATGCGCAGCGTTTTCACAAAGGCTCATTCGATAAGGGCACCTCTTTCATCCTGTATGCCATAACTAGGAAATCAAGCCTGATGGCACCGTTTCACATGGTAGCCCACCTGATTACCAGTGCGATTACCATCGGGTTTGGCGGATCATCGGGACTTGAGGCGCCCATAGCCACTACGGGCTCAGCCATTGGCTCAAACTATGCCCGCACCTACCACCTGAATTACAGGCAACGTACGTTGTTGCTTTCCTGCGGGGCAGCCGCAGGTATTGCCGCTGCGTTTAACGCCCCTATTGCCGGAGTACTCTTTGCCATTGAAATTTTATTGCTTGACATCAGCGCCACAGCATTCATTCCACTCATTATTGCATCAGCAGTTGGTGCTTTATGCTCGAACATAATTTTACAAGATGGTATCCTGCTATCCTTCAAAACACAAATACCATTTAACTTTTACAACGTTCCGTACTATGTGTTGATGGGAATATTTGCTGGGTTGCTGGCCACCTATCATTCCCGTACTTTTTTGCAAGTGGATGCCTGGTTTGCGAAGCGAAAAAGTCCGTATGTAAAAGTATTTATCGGTGGCGGCATATTGGCTGTACTCATCCTACTCTTTCCTCCCCTCTTTGGTGAAGGGTATTCCAGTGTAATTGCGCTTTCGCAGAACAGCACCCAAACCTTGTTGAATGCAAGCATCCTCAAAGACTTTATTACGAATGAATGGCTGATACTTCTGTTTATCGGTGGCATTATGCTGGCCAAGACTTTCGCGGTAGGTGCAACCATAAGCAGCGGAGGAAACGGTGGCAACTTCGCTCCTTCCCTGATGACGGGAGCTTTTCTTGGGTTCTTCTTCTCACGATTCATTAACCTGACCGGCTTTGGCAAATTGCCGGAAAGCAATTTTACACTGGTAGCCATGGCGGGGGTTATGAGTGGTGTCATGCATGCCCCGCTAACGGCTATATTCCTTATTGCTGAGGTTACCGGTGGCTACGGACTGATGATTCCGTTGATGATTGTTGCTTCTATCAGTTACACCGTATCCCGATTCATTGAACCCGAGTCTATAGAAAGTAAAAAGCTCGCACAAAAAGGCGCAGTTATTATTCACGATCGGGACAAGAAAATTCTGTCGGATCTATCCCTATCTAATTTAATCGAAACGAATTTTCAATCAATCGTGGAGACAGCGCGGCTACGTGACCTGATTGCTGTCATTGAAAAAACAACCCGAAATATTTTTCCGGTGATAACCGAAGAAGGTAAACTGACCGGAGTGATTGAACTCAATTCAATTCGGGAGATCATGTTCAACACTGAACTCTACGATAAAATTGTTGTAAAAGAACTGATGCGAAAAGCACCAGCCATTATTGAAGAAGGCGAATCTATGGATGAGGTCATGAAGAAGTTTGATGCAACTGACTCATGGAATTTACCTGTAACACGTCAGGGTAAATACCTCGGGTTCATTTCCAAGTCAGCGATTTTCAACAAGTACAGAAGTGAGCTAATTGAAAAGTCGGTGCACTAG
- the sufC gene encoding Fe-S cluster assembly ATPase SufC: MLSIKNLHAKIEDNQILNGLNLEVKPGEVHAIMGPNGSGKSTLASVLAGREEFEVTDGTVEYLGKDLLELAPEERAREGVFLAFQYPVEIPGVSTINFMKTAVNQVREARGQQPLDAVSFLGLMKEKMKLVEIDQSLLNRSLNEGFSGGEKKRNEIFQMAMLEPKLAILDETDSGLDIDALRIVANGVNKLRDKNKAIIVVTHYQRLLEYIVPDFVHVLYKGKIVKSGTKELALELEAKGYDWIKDEVAVA; encoded by the coding sequence ATGCTGTCGATAAAGAATTTACACGCCAAGATTGAAGACAATCAAATTCTTAATGGTTTGAACCTGGAAGTAAAACCAGGAGAAGTTCACGCCATTATGGGGCCTAATGGTTCCGGAAAAAGTACACTGGCTTCGGTTTTGGCTGGCCGTGAAGAGTTTGAAGTTACCGATGGAACCGTTGAGTACTTAGGCAAAGATTTGCTTGAGCTTGCTCCGGAAGAACGTGCCCGCGAAGGTGTATTCCTTGCCTTTCAATATCCGGTTGAAATACCGGGCGTAAGCACCATCAACTTTATGAAAACGGCTGTTAACCAGGTACGTGAAGCGCGTGGACAGCAACCCTTAGATGCCGTTTCATTTCTCGGACTGATGAAGGAAAAAATGAAGCTGGTGGAGATTGATCAGTCGTTGTTAAATCGATCGTTGAATGAAGGGTTCTCGGGTGGCGAGAAAAAGCGCAACGAAATATTTCAAATGGCCATGCTGGAACCCAAGTTAGCCATTCTTGACGAAACGGATTCCGGTCTTGATATTGATGCCTTGCGTATTGTGGCAAATGGGGTGAATAAATTACGCGACAAGAATAAAGCGATTATTGTTGTAACGCACTACCAGCGCTTACTGGAATACATTGTTCCGGATTTTGTGCACGTATTGTACAAAGGCAAGATTGTGAAGTCAGGTACAAAAGAACTGGCGCTTGAACTTGAAGCGAAAGGATACGACTGGATTAAAGATGAGGTAGCCGTAGCGTAA
- a CDS encoding sodium-dependent transporter, whose translation MDQRGSFTSRIGFILAAAGSAVGLGNIWKFPYETGQNGGAAFLLIYLALTFLFCYPVMVGEISIGRRVGLDAYGSYNKLGGKKWGFLGLYGILCGIMILSFYNVVAGWAFGYFIEISFSDLLNEQDYGAFFGRYVVDFWDNLIFSLCFMFITAFIVVKGVQGGIERASKIMMPTLFVILISLIIYSLTLPNAMDGVKFYLLPDFSEITLETLYSGMGQAFFSLSLGMGALITYGSYVSKNQNILKSALTITFIDISVAFLAGLLIFPLVFSQGQSPEQGPALVFVVLPGIFQAMGPILGKVVGGGFFLLLCFAALTSTISLLEVPVAYMVDQKKVPRKISVWILAALVFVLGLPSMLSQGAVDIFSSLSFYNDKSALDFVSEVFSDISLPLGGCLMTIFISRRWSARNMSEEIANGNPGYKGSFIESYINFTIKYVCPVLLGLFSILIIIDKFFGLDKIL comes from the coding sequence ATGGATCAACGCGGAAGTTTTACCAGTCGGATAGGATTTATACTGGCGGCAGCAGGTTCGGCCGTAGGGTTAGGCAACATCTGGAAGTTCCCCTACGAGACCGGCCAAAACGGTGGTGCTGCATTTTTGCTCATTTACCTGGCCTTGACTTTCTTATTCTGTTACCCCGTAATGGTGGGTGAAATTTCCATCGGCCGAAGGGTCGGGCTGGATGCCTACGGTTCATACAACAAGCTTGGGGGAAAAAAGTGGGGCTTTCTTGGGCTCTATGGAATCCTGTGCGGCATCATGATCCTCTCTTTTTATAATGTGGTTGCGGGCTGGGCATTCGGATACTTCATTGAAATTTCCTTCAGCGATTTACTCAATGAGCAAGATTATGGCGCCTTTTTTGGGCGTTATGTGGTCGACTTCTGGGATAACCTGATCTTTTCGCTATGCTTCATGTTCATTACTGCATTTATTGTAGTAAAGGGTGTGCAGGGCGGTATTGAGCGGGCATCCAAAATTATGATGCCTACGTTATTTGTGATTCTCATAAGCTTGATCATCTATAGCCTTACATTGCCTAATGCTATGGATGGTGTTAAGTTTTATCTCCTTCCGGATTTTAGTGAAATTACCCTTGAAACACTTTACTCCGGCATGGGGCAAGCATTTTTCTCTTTATCGCTTGGCATGGGTGCATTGATTACATATGGATCATATGTGAGTAAGAATCAAAATATTTTGAAATCAGCATTGACGATTACATTCATTGATATTTCAGTAGCATTTCTAGCAGGTTTATTAATTTTTCCATTGGTTTTCTCACAAGGCCAGTCGCCTGAACAAGGACCTGCGCTTGTGTTCGTTGTATTGCCCGGCATTTTCCAGGCTATGGGTCCGATATTAGGCAAGGTTGTCGGTGGTGGTTTTTTCCTGCTCCTCTGCTTTGCAGCATTAACCTCAACTATTTCATTGCTGGAAGTACCGGTAGCCTACATGGTTGATCAAAAGAAAGTGCCCAGAAAAATCAGTGTATGGATATTAGCCGCATTGGTTTTTGTTCTTGGATTGCCCAGCATGCTTTCACAAGGCGCTGTTGACATATTCTCATCACTTAGCTTCTATAACGATAAGTCAGCGTTGGATTTTGTTAGTGAAGTATTCTCCGATATTAGTTTACCTCTCGGAGGTTGCCTCATGACTATTTTTATTTCGAGAAGGTGGAGCGCAAGGAACATGAGCGAAGAGATTGCCAATGGTAATCCCGGATACAAGGGTTCATTTATTGAATCGTATATAAACTTTACCATCAAGTATGTTTGCCCTGTATTGCTTGGGCTGTTTTCTATCCTGATCATCATCGATAAATTTTTCGGACTGGATAAAATCCTGTGA
- a CDS encoding Lrp/AsnC ligand binding domain-containing protein: MSRNLQIDKTDLQILEILMQDAKRPYTEVAKRVFVSGGTVHVRMNKLEEAGIVEKTTLKVNYAKLGYDITAFLGIFLEKSALYDRVLAKLKSIPEITNIHYTTGNYSMFCKIHCRDTNHLKEVLHDKIQQVDGIERTETMISLEESLDRNLDLV, from the coding sequence ATGTCCAGAAATTTACAAATTGATAAAACCGACCTGCAGATATTGGAAATTCTCATGCAGGATGCTAAAAGACCCTATACCGAAGTGGCAAAACGGGTTTTTGTTTCAGGTGGAACAGTGCATGTTCGGATGAATAAATTGGAAGAAGCCGGCATTGTGGAGAAAACTACCTTGAAAGTCAATTACGCCAAGTTGGGGTACGACATCACGGCTTTTCTGGGTATCTTCCTGGAAAAGAGCGCCTTATACGACAGAGTGTTAGCAAAGCTTAAATCCATACCGGAAATCACGAATATCCACTACACCACTGGCAACTACAGCATGTTCTGCAAAATCCATTGCCGGGATACAAACCACCTGAAAGAAGTACTTCACGACAAAATCCAGCAGGTTGACGGAATTGAGCGTACCGAGACCATGATTAGCCTGGAAGAGAGTCTGGACCGTAATCTGGATCTGGTTTAA
- the sufB gene encoding Fe-S cluster assembly protein SufB, producing MSKDNQVLEEITSKEYEHGWSSNIEMESAPKGLNEDIVRFISAKKNEPEWLLEWRLKAYRQWVNMKEPKWPNVTYPEINYQDVIYYAAPKQKVKPKSLEEVDPELLKTFEKLGISLTEQKRLTGIAVDAVLDSVSVATTFKEKLGELGIIFCSFSEAVQEHPELVKKYLGSVVPMNDNYFAALNSAVFSDGSFCYIPKGVRCPMELSTYFRINAANTGQFERTLIVADEGSYVSYLEGCTAPQRDENQLHAAVVEIYAMKDAHVKYSTVQNWYPGDKEGKGGIYNFVTKRALCAGDHSKVSWTQVETGSAITWKYPSCVLKGDHSSGEFYSVAVTNNYQQADTGTKMIHIGKHTKSRIVSKGISAGHSQNSYRGQVHILKRAEGARNFSQCDSLLMGDKCGAHTFPYIDVENNSAKVEHEATTSKIGEDQIFYCLQRGIDEESAVALIVNGYAKEVLNQLPMEFAVEAQKLLALTLEGSVG from the coding sequence ATGAGCAAAGACAATCAGGTTCTGGAAGAAATCACCTCGAAAGAATACGAGCATGGATGGTCCTCCAACATCGAAATGGAATCGGCCCCTAAGGGGCTGAATGAGGACATTGTTCGGTTTATTTCAGCCAAAAAGAATGAACCCGAGTGGCTGCTTGAATGGCGTCTGAAAGCCTATCGTCAGTGGGTGAACATGAAAGAGCCGAAATGGCCTAATGTTACCTACCCTGAAATCAATTATCAGGATGTTATCTACTATGCTGCTCCTAAGCAAAAGGTAAAACCGAAGAGCCTGGAAGAAGTAGACCCTGAATTACTCAAGACATTCGAAAAGCTCGGCATATCCCTTACAGAACAAAAACGCCTGACCGGCATTGCGGTTGATGCGGTACTGGATAGCGTATCCGTAGCTACTACGTTCAAAGAAAAGTTAGGCGAACTCGGCATAATCTTCTGTTCCTTCAGTGAAGCTGTTCAAGAGCATCCGGAGTTGGTAAAGAAATACCTCGGTTCGGTTGTGCCGATGAATGACAACTACTTTGCAGCCTTGAACTCTGCTGTGTTCAGCGATGGTTCCTTCTGCTATATTCCAAAAGGCGTTCGTTGCCCAATGGAATTATCTACCTACTTCCGCATAAACGCAGCTAATACAGGTCAGTTTGAACGCACGTTGATCGTTGCCGATGAAGGTTCGTACGTGAGCTACCTGGAAGGTTGCACCGCTCCACAACGCGATGAAAATCAACTTCACGCTGCGGTGGTAGAAATCTACGCCATGAAGGATGCGCATGTAAAGTACTCTACGGTGCAGAACTGGTATCCTGGCGATAAAGAAGGTAAAGGTGGTATTTACAACTTCGTTACCAAGCGTGCCTTGTGTGCCGGTGATCATTCCAAAGTTTCCTGGACACAGGTAGAAACCGGATCAGCCATTACCTGGAAGTATCCATCCTGTGTACTCAAGGGTGATCATTCATCGGGTGAATTCTACTCGGTTGCTGTAACCAACAATTACCAGCAAGCCGACACGGGAACCAAGATGATTCATATCGGTAAGCATACTAAATCCAGAATTGTATCGAAAGGTATTTCAGCCGGTCATTCACAAAACAGTTACCGCGGTCAGGTGCACATTTTGAAACGTGCCGAAGGTGCGCGTAACTTCTCCCAATGCGATTCACTGTTGATGGGCGATAAGTGTGGTGCCCACACCTTCCCGTACATTGATGTTGAAAACAATTCCGCCAAAGTGGAGCACGAGGCTACTACGTCTAAAATTGGCGAAGATCAGATATTCTATTGCTTACAACGTGGCATCGATGAAGAGTCAGCCGTAGCCCTTATCGTAAATGGTTACGCCAAAGAAGTCCTCAATCAACTGCCGATGGAGTTTGCCGTTGAGGCACAAAAGCTTTTAGCACTTACGCTTGAGGGAAGCGTAGGTTGA
- a CDS encoding AMP-binding protein gives MKDFPWIKNYPEGIPAEIHLYDYHSLVDLFEKSCKQFADRVAFENMGATLTYAQVDKLSLDFAAYLQSIGLQKGDRIAIQMPNVLQFPIAFFGALRAGLIVVNTNPLYTPREMEHQFKDSGAKAIVIVANFAHSLEKILSHTSIQHVIVTQLGDMLGGFKGWLVNFVVKHIKKMVPAYHLPTAVNFMDTLKKGAGFSLSKPTITNDDVAVLQYTGGTTGVAKGAQLSHGNIVAHNSMVTKWFIPYLKQTPKVQEVIITAIPMYHIFALTVNGVLMFSVGAKSILITNPRDIPGFVKELKKHKFSIITGVNTLFNGLLNNPDFAALDFSFLKGAVGGGMAVQDVVAKKWHQVTGKPLVEGYGLSETSPVLCCNPLDGTHQMGTIGLPMPSTEVAIFDDEGNQLPQGENGEICARGPQVMSGYWQKDNTGVFFPGGWFRTGDIGFMNEQGFFKIVDRKKDMIKVSGFNVFPNEIENVLAGHPKILEIAAIGVPDEKSGEAIKAFVVKRDQSLTADEVIAYARENLTNYKIPRHIEFRSELPKTNVGKILRRALKEETAS, from the coding sequence ATGAAAGATTTTCCCTGGATCAAGAATTACCCTGAAGGCATTCCCGCTGAGATTCATTTGTACGATTATCATTCTTTGGTAGACCTGTTTGAAAAGTCGTGCAAGCAATTCGCGGATCGTGTGGCGTTTGAAAATATGGGAGCTACACTCACTTATGCTCAGGTGGATAAGCTTTCGCTTGATTTTGCTGCTTACCTACAAAGCATTGGTTTACAAAAAGGTGATCGCATCGCCATTCAGATGCCCAACGTGCTTCAGTTTCCTATCGCTTTCTTCGGTGCCCTGCGTGCCGGCCTGATTGTAGTGAATACAAATCCGCTCTACACGCCTCGCGAAATGGAGCACCAGTTTAAAGACTCGGGTGCCAAGGCGATTGTGATTGTAGCAAACTTTGCCCATAGTCTGGAGAAGATTCTATCTCACACCTCCATTCAACATGTTATTGTTACGCAGTTGGGAGATATGCTTGGCGGTTTCAAAGGTTGGCTGGTAAATTTTGTGGTGAAGCACATTAAAAAGATGGTTCCTGCGTATCACCTTCCTACAGCCGTCAACTTCATGGATACCCTGAAGAAAGGTGCGGGGTTTTCTTTATCAAAACCAACTATTACGAATGACGATGTTGCTGTTCTTCAATATACCGGTGGCACAACGGGTGTTGCCAAAGGTGCGCAACTATCTCACGGAAATATCGTGGCACATAATTCCATGGTCACCAAGTGGTTTATTCCATACCTGAAGCAAACACCTAAAGTGCAGGAAGTGATCATCACCGCCATTCCGATGTACCACATTTTTGCACTTACCGTAAATGGGGTATTGATGTTCAGTGTCGGTGCGAAAAGTATTCTTATCACCAACCCGCGCGATATTCCCGGTTTCGTGAAGGAATTAAAAAAACATAAGTTCTCGATCATTACAGGTGTAAATACATTGTTCAATGGCTTGCTCAACAATCCAGACTTTGCAGCACTCGACTTCTCGTTTTTGAAAGGAGCAGTAGGGGGTGGCATGGCTGTACAAGATGTGGTAGCAAAAAAATGGCATCAGGTTACGGGTAAACCATTAGTTGAAGGATATGGGTTAAGTGAAACATCACCTGTGCTGTGTTGCAATCCGCTTGACGGAACACACCAAATGGGAACGATAGGTTTACCGATGCCCAGTACGGAGGTGGCGATTTTTGATGATGAAGGAAATCAACTGCCGCAAGGAGAGAATGGTGAGATTTGTGCCCGTGGTCCTCAGGTCATGTCGGGCTATTGGCAAAAAGATAATACGGGTGTTTTCTTTCCTGGCGGATGGTTCAGAACCGGGGATATTGGTTTCATGAATGAACAAGGGTTCTTCAAGATCGTTGATCGGAAGAAGGACATGATCAAAGTGTCTGGCTTCAACGTGTTCCCGAATGAAATTGAAAATGTATTAGCCGGGCATCCCAAAATTCTGGAGATCGCAGCCATTGGCGTACCGGATGAGAAATCGGGTGAAGCCATAAAAGCCTTTGTGGTGAAGCGCGACCAATCCCTTACAGCCGATGAGGTGATTGCCTACGCGCGGGAAAACCTTACGAATTATAAAATTCCACGGCACATTGAGTTCCGGTCGGAGTTACCCAAAACCAACGTTGGAAAGATTCTTCGTAGGGCACTGAAGGAAGAAACGGCCTCCTAG
- a CDS encoding TonB-dependent receptor: MMDEFRKLTTQEKALRINLSRDVYGSFAEIGAGQEVAANFFKAGGASGTIAKTMSAYDMKFSDAIYGQCERYVCEPRLMKMLEHEYPLLAERLPHRIETTKFFAFANTVEVLNFERTNQAHGWIGLRFQLNPKADYNDCVIHVKMHDNDPLQQQYALGIVGVNLIYACTYFTDPEQILMSLLDGLQGKRIEIDMFRLAGPDFKNVDNRLMALKLVKNGFTRAAMFGPDGEVMQPSDELYKKNVLVLRGRFRPPTHVNVDMLLAARRKFKHEPDVERSNIMVLTELTLNDLSADGAIDETDFLHRADIICSLGQNVLISNYFEYYRLVDYLSRITRGKKIGIIMGINALQKVFDEKTYENTRGGILECFASLFGTNVKLYIYPALVRNSANIMTLKDFEEDLPVNLKNLFRYLMDNNKLEDIKDANTKNLHIISDHVLAMIKNGQVGWEKFVPHKVEEAIKERGLFDYHPSGGVPVS, encoded by the coding sequence ATGATGGATGAATTCAGGAAACTGACTACGCAGGAAAAGGCGCTGCGTATTAACCTTAGTCGGGATGTGTATGGCTCCTTCGCAGAAATTGGTGCAGGGCAGGAGGTAGCGGCAAACTTCTTTAAAGCGGGCGGTGCTTCCGGAACTATAGCCAAAACCATGTCGGCTTACGACATGAAGTTCAGTGATGCCATCTATGGACAATGCGAGCGATATGTGTGTGAACCCAGGTTGATGAAAATGCTGGAACATGAATATCCTCTTTTAGCTGAACGACTTCCTCATCGCATTGAAACCACGAAATTTTTTGCATTTGCGAATACGGTTGAGGTGCTGAATTTTGAACGTACCAATCAGGCTCATGGATGGATTGGTTTACGCTTTCAGCTAAATCCGAAGGCGGATTATAATGATTGTGTAATACATGTGAAAATGCATGACAACGATCCGTTGCAACAGCAGTACGCATTGGGAATTGTTGGCGTAAACCTGATTTATGCATGTACATACTTTACCGATCCGGAACAAATTCTCATGTCATTGCTTGATGGATTACAAGGCAAGCGGATTGAAATCGATATGTTTCGACTTGCCGGTCCGGACTTCAAGAATGTCGATAACAGGCTTATGGCGTTGAAACTTGTTAAAAATGGTTTTACACGTGCAGCTATGTTTGGGCCGGATGGCGAAGTGATGCAGCCCTCTGATGAATTATATAAAAAAAATGTGCTCGTTTTACGTGGACGTTTCCGTCCGCCAACTCACGTAAATGTTGACATGTTGCTGGCTGCCCGAAGAAAATTCAAACATGAACCAGACGTAGAGCGATCAAATATTATGGTGTTGACTGAGTTGACACTTAATGATCTTAGCGCAGACGGTGCAATTGATGAAACAGACTTCTTACATCGTGCTGATATCATCTGCTCGTTGGGTCAAAATGTACTCATTTCAAATTATTTTGAATACTATCGTTTAGTCGATTATCTATCGCGTATAACCCGAGGAAAGAAAATCGGGATCATCATGGGTATTAATGCCTTGCAGAAGGTTTTTGATGAGAAGACGTATGAAAATACGCGTGGCGGAATTCTGGAATGTTTTGCTTCTCTGTTCGGAACCAATGTGAAACTCTATATCTATCCGGCATTGGTGCGTAACTCGGCCAACATCATGACCTTAAAAGATTTTGAAGAGGATTTGCCGGTCAACCTCAAAAACCTGTTCCGCTATTTAATGGACAACAACAAGCTGGAAGACATCAAAGATGCCAACACCAAAAACCTGCACATCATTTCCGATCATGTGCTGGCCATGATTAAGAATGGTCAGGTTGGTTGGGAGAAATTCGTGCCACACAAAGTAGAAGAGGCCATCAAAGAGCGAGGACTTTTTGATTATCATCCATCCGGAGGTGTTCCGGTATCTTAA